In Actinomadura citrea, a single window of DNA contains:
- a CDS encoding Na+/H+ antiporter subunit D → MNVLLPLPFALPLLGAALAMIGRRHRFWQRVLAPLVGAGVVAASVAVLVGVARDGVVAVQVGGWAAPLGITLVADRLSALLLVVSGTVLLAIMLHAVAEGAGALERRSEPGVFHPAYLALTGGVSLVFLAGDLFNLFVAFEVMLASSYVLMTLQPTAERVRASMTYTVVSLTSSIMFLTALGLTYAAAGTVNLADLSERVPGLPAGTRTALGLLFLVVFGIKGAIVPMHLWLPDAYPAALTKVTAVFAALLTKAAVYALIRVETLVFPREHGSWVMLVLAAGTMVVGTLGALANDDIHRVFSFTLVGHIGYMLFGLALFSVAGLTGAILYLVHHIVVQATLFLVSDLIQARTGETSLHRLGGLARLSALIAVLFFIPAMSVSGVPPTSGFVAKLALFQAGLGSGRPLAYAVTGVAVLASLLTLMAMARIWALGFWRPRPDEAGEPPAAEPYTRGGVRVMQAVAAVMVAGGLLIAVFAGPLSSWSARAAADLVEPSAYRRAVLDGRTP, encoded by the coding sequence ATGAACGTCCTGCTTCCGCTGCCGTTCGCGCTGCCGCTGCTGGGCGCGGCCCTGGCGATGATCGGCCGTCGTCACCGGTTCTGGCAGCGGGTGCTCGCGCCGCTCGTCGGGGCGGGGGTGGTGGCGGCCTCCGTGGCGGTGCTGGTCGGCGTGGCGCGGGACGGGGTCGTCGCCGTCCAGGTCGGGGGCTGGGCGGCCCCGCTCGGCATCACGCTCGTCGCCGACCGGCTGTCGGCGCTGCTGCTCGTGGTGTCCGGCACCGTGCTGCTGGCGATCATGCTGCACGCGGTGGCGGAGGGCGCGGGCGCGCTGGAGCGCCGGAGCGAGCCGGGGGTGTTCCATCCCGCCTACCTGGCGCTGACCGGCGGCGTCAGCCTGGTGTTCCTCGCCGGTGACCTGTTCAACCTGTTCGTCGCGTTCGAGGTGATGCTCGCGTCGAGCTACGTGCTCATGACCCTCCAGCCGACGGCCGAGCGCGTCCGGGCGAGCATGACCTACACGGTCGTCAGCCTCACCTCCTCGATCATGTTCCTCACCGCGCTCGGCCTGACCTACGCGGCGGCCGGAACGGTGAACCTCGCCGACCTGTCCGAGCGCGTCCCGGGTCTCCCGGCCGGCACCCGCACGGCGCTCGGGCTGCTGTTCCTCGTGGTGTTCGGGATCAAGGGCGCGATCGTTCCGATGCACCTGTGGCTGCCCGACGCCTACCCGGCCGCCCTCACCAAGGTCACCGCCGTGTTCGCCGCGCTGCTGACGAAGGCCGCGGTGTACGCGCTCATCCGCGTCGAGACGCTGGTGTTCCCCCGCGAGCACGGGTCGTGGGTGATGCTCGTCCTCGCCGCCGGGACGATGGTCGTGGGCACCCTCGGCGCGCTGGCGAACGACGACATCCACCGGGTGTTCTCGTTCACCCTCGTCGGCCACATCGGCTACATGCTCTTCGGCCTCGCGTTGTTCAGCGTCGCCGGGCTCACCGGGGCCATCCTGTACCTCGTCCACCACATCGTCGTGCAGGCGACGCTGTTCCTGGTCAGCGACCTGATCCAGGCCCGCACGGGGGAGACGTCGCTGCACCGGCTCGGCGGCCTCGCCCGCCTGTCGGCCCTGATCGCCGTGCTGTTCTTCATCCCCGCGATGAGCGTGAGCGGGGTGCCGCCGACGTCCGGGTTCGTCGCGAAGCTCGCCCTCTTCCAGGCGGGCCTCGGGTCGGGACGGCCGCTGGCGTACGCCGTCACGGGCGTCGCGGTGCTCGCGAGCCTCCTCACGCTCATGGCGATGGCGCGGATCTGGGCGCTCGGGTTCTGGCGCCCCCGCCCGGACGAGGCGGGCGAACCGCCCGCCGCCGAGCCCTACACGCGGGGTGGAGTGCGGGTCATGCAGGCCGTGGCCGCCGTGATGGTCGCCGGCGGGCTCCTCATCGCCGTGTTCGCCGGGCCGCTGTCGTCCTGGAGCGCGCGCGCCGCGGCCGACCTGGTGGAGCCGTCGGCCTACCGGCGGGCCGTGCTGGACGGGAGGACACCGTGA
- a CDS encoding Na(+)/H(+) antiporter subunit C — MTGPALVLVLTVAVLFAAGFDLLMQRSLIRVVVGFMLLGHGANLVLLLAGGAAGAPPLLGGGSERTMADPLPQAMALTAIVITFGVTAFLLALAYRSRRLLGEDEVQDDVEDRRICAERRRESWDAPPERRDPLEEDE, encoded by the coding sequence ATGACCGGGCCCGCGCTCGTCCTCGTGCTGACCGTCGCCGTGCTGTTCGCGGCCGGGTTCGACCTGCTGATGCAGCGGTCCCTGATCCGCGTCGTGGTCGGGTTCATGCTGCTCGGGCACGGGGCCAACCTCGTCCTGCTGCTGGCGGGCGGGGCCGCGGGGGCGCCGCCGCTGCTCGGCGGAGGGTCGGAGCGGACGATGGCCGACCCGCTGCCGCAGGCCATGGCGCTCACCGCCATCGTGATCACGTTCGGCGTCACGGCGTTCCTGCTGGCGCTGGCCTACCGGAGCCGGCGGCTGCTCGGCGAGGACGAGGTGCAGGACGACGTCGAGGACCGCCGGATCTGCGCCGAGCGCCGCCGCGAGTCCTGGGACGCCCCGCCGGAGCGGCGCGACCCGCTGGAGGAGGACGAATGA
- a CDS encoding Na+/H+ antiporter subunit E, producing MRSAFRRIGARLGMAAWLLAVWVLLWGRVDALIVAGGVVAVAIAYTVSRLPAVPLVTRIRPLRLAEAVAELAWDLPASSVVIGWHALRAPRRVRGAVVEVSARTRSELVLLAVTTSISLRPGTLLVDLDWERSILRIHGMPVRDRREADAARDGVMRTEHRLMRALVTPEDTAEEEERR from the coding sequence GTGAGGAGCGCGTTCCGCAGGATCGGCGCCCGGCTGGGCATGGCGGCGTGGCTGCTCGCGGTCTGGGTGCTGCTGTGGGGACGGGTCGACGCCCTCATCGTCGCCGGCGGCGTCGTCGCGGTGGCCATCGCCTACACGGTGAGCAGGCTGCCCGCCGTCCCGCTCGTCACCAGGATCCGGCCGCTGCGCCTCGCCGAGGCCGTCGCGGAACTCGCGTGGGACCTGCCGGCGTCGAGCGTCGTCATCGGCTGGCACGCGCTGCGCGCCCCGCGCCGGGTCAGGGGCGCCGTCGTCGAGGTGAGCGCCCGGACGCGCTCGGAGCTGGTCCTGCTCGCGGTCACGACGAGCATCTCCCTGCGCCCCGGCACCCTGCTCGTCGACCTGGACTGGGAGCGGTCGATCCTGCGCATCCACGGCATGCCGGTCCGCGACCGCCGGGAGGCCGACGCCGCGCGGGACGGCGTGATGCGCACGGAGCACAGGCTGATGCGCGCCCTCGTGACCCCCGAGGACACAGCGGAGGAGGAGGAACGGAGATGA
- the mnhG gene encoding monovalent cation/H(+) antiporter subunit G, with translation MTAGDVVTAVLLPAGAAFCAVGALGVLRFPDLLTRLHAATKPQTIGLLLVLAGAAPQAGSVAAAAPLLLVAVFQLLTAPVAAQTIGAAAYRAGVLDRSVLTIDDTGRDP, from the coding sequence GTGACCGCCGGCGACGTCGTCACCGCCGTCCTGCTTCCCGCGGGCGCCGCCTTCTGCGCGGTGGGCGCGCTCGGCGTGCTGCGGTTCCCCGACCTGCTCACCCGGCTGCACGCCGCGACGAAGCCGCAGACGATCGGGCTCCTGCTCGTCCTCGCGGGTGCCGCGCCGCAGGCGGGGTCCGTCGCGGCCGCCGCCCCGCTGCTGCTGGTCGCGGTCTTCCAACTGCTCACCGCGCCCGTCGCCGCCCAGACGATCGGCGCCGCCGCCTACCGCGCCGGCGTCCTCGACCGGTCCGTCCTCACCATCGACGACACGGGCCGCGATCCCTGA
- a CDS encoding Na+/H+ antiporter subunit A, with the protein MLALVLAYVVVAVAVPFALGRRRRVMACVAAVLPAGTAGWAAAQVGRGALTARLDWAPDLGLVFDFRLDALSIVMLLLIGGVGAVVLCYAGWYFEHPERLMIGTLVAFAGAMTGLVLADDLLVLYVFWELTTLSSFVLIGATRPERAEDRRAAAQALLTTTAFGLVMLAGFVLLGQSAGTYRISAMVADPPGGGMATAGVVLVLLGAFAKSAQVPLHAWLPAAMVAPTPVSAYLHAAAMVKAGVYLVARLAPAFGDVGVWRPLVVGVGLLSLLTGGVLALRQHDLKRLLAYGTVSQLGLLMVLLGDGTRTAALAGTALLLAHGLFKAPLFLTVGTVEHETGTRRADRLSGAWRRLPVLAVAATAATASMIGLPPFLGFAAKEAAIEAFAHGGLDIAVLVGVVAGSALTVAYGVRFLFGAFGGQADVTPGGHWGLVGPVVVLAVAGFALGVVPGVMQKLAGPYADTLPGDGEYKLALWHGLGPALWLSVVALVTGVVVFALFGRTFPVRRARWRILDAQRGYDRTVEGILAGAHGVTRGVQIGSLPVYLGVIGAMALVVPGSALVAALVRGTGPAFPVGRLRAWDDPAQVVLAVVVIGCALAALRARRRLTAALLLAGTGYGVGGLFVVQGGPDLALTLFVVETLSLIMLVLVLRRLPARYPPRRRKGPARAVAGAISVCLGGFVALFLMVAALSRNTRPVGTGYTRLADEEGAKNVVNAILVEMRALDTLGEITVLGVAAMGVVGLVTSGRRLPSATGGGRGPEEAGSRWLAAPGRPPLGGSSVVLEAAARFLGPTILVFSLYLLVAGHGHPGGGFVGGLVAGMAFVLRYLPGGRRELATALPVRPSVLIGGGLGLAVATGAAGWTAGGFPHGEFLQGEVWHASPPVLGEVEVPTSLFFDIGVYLVVLGLVLTILTTLGASLEDEPEEETA; encoded by the coding sequence ATGCTCGCGCTGGTTCTCGCTTATGTCGTCGTCGCGGTCGCGGTGCCCTTCGCGCTCGGGCGGCGTCGGCGTGTGATGGCGTGCGTCGCGGCGGTGCTGCCGGCGGGGACGGCCGGGTGGGCCGCGGCGCAGGTGGGGCGGGGTGCGCTCACGGCGAGGCTGGACTGGGCGCCGGATCTGGGGCTGGTGTTCGACTTCCGGCTGGACGCGTTGTCCATCGTGATGCTGCTGCTGATCGGCGGGGTGGGGGCCGTCGTCCTGTGCTATGCGGGCTGGTACTTCGAGCATCCCGAGAGGCTGATGATAGGGACGCTGGTCGCGTTCGCGGGGGCGATGACGGGGCTGGTGCTGGCCGACGACCTGCTCGTCCTGTACGTGTTCTGGGAGCTGACCACGCTCAGTTCGTTCGTGCTCATCGGCGCGACCCGGCCGGAGCGGGCGGAGGACCGGCGGGCGGCGGCGCAGGCGCTGCTGACGACCACCGCGTTCGGGCTGGTCATGCTCGCCGGGTTCGTGCTGCTCGGGCAGTCCGCCGGGACGTACCGGATCTCGGCGATGGTGGCCGACCCGCCGGGTGGCGGGATGGCGACGGCCGGGGTGGTGCTGGTGCTGCTCGGGGCGTTCGCCAAGTCGGCGCAGGTGCCGCTGCACGCATGGCTTCCCGCCGCGATGGTGGCGCCCACTCCGGTCAGCGCCTACCTGCACGCCGCGGCCATGGTGAAGGCCGGGGTCTACCTGGTGGCGCGGCTGGCGCCCGCGTTCGGCGACGTCGGAGTGTGGCGCCCGCTGGTGGTGGGGGTCGGGCTGCTGAGCCTGCTGACGGGTGGGGTCCTGGCGCTGCGGCAGCATGATCTGAAACGGCTGCTCGCGTACGGGACGGTGAGCCAGCTGGGTCTGCTGATGGTCCTGCTGGGGGACGGGACGCGGACGGCGGCGCTGGCGGGCACCGCGTTGCTGCTGGCCCATGGCCTGTTCAAGGCGCCGCTGTTCCTGACGGTCGGGACGGTGGAGCACGAGACGGGGACGCGCCGTGCCGACCGGCTCTCGGGGGCCTGGCGGCGGCTGCCGGTGCTGGCGGTCGCGGCGACGGCGGCCACGGCGTCGATGATCGGTCTGCCGCCGTTCCTGGGGTTCGCCGCGAAAGAGGCCGCCATTGAGGCCTTCGCTCATGGTGGGCTGGATATCGCGGTCCTTGTCGGGGTCGTGGCGGGCTCTGCGCTGACCGTGGCCTACGGTGTGCGGTTCCTGTTCGGTGCGTTCGGTGGTCAGGCGGATGTCACGCCCGGGGGACATTGGGGTTTGGTGGGGCCGGTCGTTGTCCTCGCTGTCGCCGGATTCGCCTTGGGCGTCGTACCCGGTGTGATGCAGAAGCTCGCCGGGCCGTATGCGGACACGCTGCCGGGGGACGGCGAATACAAGCTCGCCCTGTGGCATGGGCTCGGACCGGCGCTGTGGCTTTCCGTGGTCGCGCTCGTGACGGGTGTCGTGGTGTTCGCCTTGTTCGGACGGACGTTCCCCGTCAGGCGGGCGCGGTGGCGGATCCTCGACGCGCAGCGCGGCTACGACCGGACGGTCGAGGGGATCCTCGCCGGGGCGCACGGGGTGACCAGGGGTGTGCAGATCGGTTCGCTGCCCGTCTACCTCGGTGTGATCGGGGCGATGGCGCTGGTGGTGCCCGGCTCGGCGCTGGTGGCGGCTCTGGTTCGGGGGACGGGCCCGGCCTTTCCGGTGGGCCGGCTGCGGGCGTGGGACGACCCGGCGCAGGTCGTTCTCGCCGTGGTCGTGATCGGCTGCGCGCTCGCGGCGCTGCGGGCCCGCCGCAGGCTGACGGCCGCGCTGCTGCTCGCCGGGACGGGCTACGGGGTCGGCGGGCTGTTCGTGGTGCAGGGCGGCCCCGATCTCGCGCTGACGCTCTTCGTCGTGGAGACGCTGTCGCTGATCATGCTGGTGCTGGTGCTGCGGCGGCTTCCGGCCCGTTACCCGCCGAGGCGCCGCAAGGGGCCGGCCAGGGCGGTCGCCGGGGCGATCAGCGTGTGCCTGGGCGGGTTCGTCGCGTTGTTCCTGATGGTGGCGGCGCTGAGCCGCAACACCCGCCCGGTCGGGACCGGATACACGCGGCTCGCGGACGAGGAGGGGGCCAAGAACGTCGTGAACGCGATCCTCGTCGAGATGCGGGCGCTCGACACGCTCGGCGAGATCACGGTGCTGGGCGTCGCGGCGATGGGCGTCGTCGGGCTGGTGACCAGCGGGCGGCGGCTGCCGAGCGCGACCGGCGGCGGTCGCGGGCCGGAGGAGGCGGGGAGCCGCTGGCTGGCGGCGCCGGGGCGCCCGCCCCTGGGCGGATCCTCGGTGGTGCTGGAGGCCGCGGCGCGGTTCCTCGGCCCGACGATCCTGGTGTTCTCCCTTTACCTGCTCGTCGCCGGGCACGGGCACCCGGGAGGCGGGTTCGTGGGCGGGCTCGTGGCGGGCATGGCGTTCGTGCTGCGCTACCTGCCGGGCGGCCGGCGGGAACTGGCGACCGCGCTGCCGGTCCGGCCGAGCGTCCTCATCGGCGGCGGCCTCGGGCTCGCGGTCGCCACGGGCGCGGCCGGCTGGACGGCCGGCGGGTTCCCGCACGGGGAGTTCCTCCAGGGGGAGGTCTGGCACGCGTCACCGCCCGTCCTGGGCGAGGTCGAGGTGCCGACCAGCCTGTTCTTCGACATCGGGGTGTACCTGGTGGTCCTAGGGCTGGTGCTGACGATCCTCACCACGCTCGGGGCGAGCCTGGAGGACGAACCGGAAGAGGAGACGGCATGA
- a CDS encoding monovalent cation/H+ antiporter complex subunit F: MTVVYTVTMVLLGAAILMTAARLVRGPTSFDRIMAVDVLAVLLVSGIAVHSAVWGEPALSTILVAVVLLGFVGSVTAARLAAQREGGS; encoded by the coding sequence ATGACCGTCGTCTACACCGTCACCATGGTCCTGCTGGGCGCGGCGATCCTGATGACGGCCGCGCGGCTCGTCCGCGGCCCGACCTCCTTCGACCGGATCATGGCGGTGGACGTCCTGGCGGTCCTGCTGGTCAGCGGCATCGCGGTGCACTCGGCCGTGTGGGGCGAGCCGGCGCTGTCGACCATCCTGGTGGCCGTCGTGCTGCTGGGGTTCGTCGGCTCGGTCACCGCCGCCCGCCTCGCCGCGCAGCGGGAGGGGGGCTCGTGA